ATTCTGGAGTCGATATGAAATTGAAGCCGTTTCTCGCCATCGCCGCTGCGCTGTTCGCAGCATCCACCGCTCATGCTGCTGACAAGGTGAAGGTGGAGTATTGGTCCAACAGTCTGTCGCCGAAGTTCGACGCTGTGATGAAGGATCTGACCGCCAAGTTCAACAAGTCGCAGACCGGCATCGAAGCAGTCTGGGTCGATGTGCCTTGGGATGCCTTCCAGGCACGCGTGGTGTCGTCGGTGGCCGCCGGTAACGTGCCGGGCCTCGTGAACCTGCCGAAGCCCTGGATGGACCAGTTTGCCCAACAGAAGATCATCCAGCCGATCACCAAGCAGGTGGGCGGCTTCAAGAATGTCTATACCAACGGCGCCCTGAAGGACGTGACCTACGAAGGCGAGATCTATGGCCTGCCGTGGTATCAGGTCACTGCCGTGCTGTTCTTCAACAAGGAATTGCTCGCCAAGGCCGGCGTGAAGGAAGCGCCGAAGTCGTTCGACGAGCTGCTGAAGACTGCACGCGTCGTCAAGGAAAAGACCGGCGTGGCCGGTTTCGCGCCGAAGCTGAACGACGGTTTCGCCGGCTGGTTCCTCTATGACGGCCTGCCCGTGGTGCAGAACGGCAAGGCCGTGTTCAACAGCCCGGCTCACGTCAAGCTGGTTGAGGAATTCAAGAAGGCCTACGCCGATGGCGTGATCCCGAAGGATGCCTTCAAGATGCAATTCGAAGAGCAGATCGCTGCCTTCGGTAGTGCCAAGGTCGCCATGTTCGGCGAAGGTGCGCACGCACTGAAGCGCACCCAGACTGATTCGCCCAAGGTGTACGCCCAGACTGGCGTGGCTGGTTTCCCGGAAGGCAAGGGCAATACCCCGTTCGGTGGCTTCCTGTTCCTGTGGTCGGTGCCCAAGGGCTTCAAGAACGTCGATGCAGCTGTGAAGGTCGGTCAATTCATCTCGAACGATGAGTCACAGCTCGCCTTTGCCAAAGCCTCGGCCACCTTCCCGTCGACCAACAAGGCGCTGGACGATGCGTTCTTCCAGGCCGGCGCCAAGTCCAAGGATCCGGTGGAGCAGGCGACTGCCGTAGCCGCTTCGGCAATCAAGAGTTCGCGCACGCTGACCGTTTCCGGTCTGCCTGACGAAGCCGCGATGAACAAGAAGATGAATGATGAAATCGAAGCCGCCATCATCGGTCGCAAGCCGGTGAAGCAGGCGCTCGACGAAGCCGTGGCGTTCTGGAACAGCAAGTTCGCCGCTGGCAAGTAATAAACCGTATTGACTCTCTGAGCAGAGTCAAACTATGTGGAGGGGGTTTCTGGTAGACTCCCGTCCACAATAAAAATCCGCATGGTTTGGTGAATCAGCACTGAGTCATATGTGGTGTATCGCGAGGAAGCGATTCCGAGCGTTTTTTGTCGATAACTCCAAGAGGAAGACAAGATGAAGCTGAAGAAGATGTTGGCCGTTGGCGCTGCGGTGTTCGGTTTCGCTGCTGTTCACGCACAAGCTGATACCGAGCTCGAATTCTGGACCATGAACCTGGCTCCGAAGTTCAACGGCTACTTCGAACAGGCCGTCACCAAGTTCAACGCCGCCAACCCGGGCCTGAAGGCCAAGTGGGTTGACATGAACTGGGACCAAATCCAACCGAAGCTGATCGCCTCGATCGCCGCTGGCAACCCGCCTGCTCTGGTTAACTTCAACGTGCCTTGGGTTCACGAATTTGCCGCTCAAGGCAACATCGTCGCCCTCGACCAGTACGTTGGTGGCGCCAAGAGCGTCTACTCGGCTGGCGCCATCAAGGACGTGACCGTCAACGGCAAGCTGTACGCCTTCCCGTGGTACAACTCCGTTTCGATCATCGCCTACAACAAGGACATCTTCGCCAAGGCTGGCGTGAAGTCCGCTCCGAAGAACTTCGAAGAGCTGGTGGCTACCGCCAAGCAAGTGACTGCCAAGACCGGCACTGCTGCTTTCGCTCCGAAGCTCGACAACTTCGAAGGCTGGTTCTACTACGCCGGTCTGCCGATGGTTCAGAACGGCAAGGCCGTGTTCAACTCGCCGAAGCACGTCGCTTTCGTGCAGAAGTTCGCTGACCTGTACAAGGCCGGCGTGCTGCCGAAGGACGTCTTCAAGATGGCCTTCGAGCAAGAAATCGCTGCGTACAACTCGGGCCGCATCGCCATGATGACGACCGCTCCGCAAGCGCTGAAGCGTACCGAAACCGACGCTCCGGCCGTTTATGCGAAGACCGAAGTTGCTTCGTTCCCGACCGACGCTGGCCAACGTGCTTTCGGCGCATGGCTGATGGACTTCGTGGTGCCGAAGGGCTTCAAGAACCCGGCAGAAGCCGCCAAGCTGGGTCTGTACCTGACCGGCGACGAGCAGCAAGTTCTGTTCTCGAAGGCTACCGAATCGACCTTCCCGTCGACCAAGAAGGCTAACCTGGATCCGTACTTCCAGTCGGGTGCCAAGAGCGCCGATGTGGTTGAGCGCGCACGTGCCGTGGCTGCCAAGTCCATGGACAACGCCCGCACTCTGACCATCCCGCCGGGCGTGCTGCCGGACGGTGCTGCGATGAACAAGAAGCTGCAAGACGAAATCCAGAACGCCATCGAAGGCCGCAAGCCGGTGAAGGCTGCCCTGGACGAAGCTGCTGCTGATTGGAACGCCAAGCTCGCCAAGTAAGTCACTAGCTACTCGCTAGCGTAGTACCGAACGGAACCGTCGGCGACGGCGGTTCCGTTTGTTTCTTGCATTACAAAAAATCACAGTCGAGTTGCGCCGTGAAAACCTCCAGTTACACCGCCATCGCCTATCTGTTCTTGGCGCCAGCCTTGATCCTGATGGGTGTCTTCACCTTCTGGCCCGTCGGTTACAACGCCTACCTGGCGTTCAACGACTACAGCATCGCCGATGCAACCGCCACCTGGAACAACTTCGAGCACTTCAAATATCTGTATGGCGAAGACCTGTTTCACCAGGCGCTGAAAAACTCGCTGCTGTTCCTGCTGGTCGTGCCTGTCATTCAGGTCGCCGCACTGCTCGTTGCCAAGCTCGTCAACAACAAGTTGCCGGGCATGACTTTTTTCCGGGCTGCGTTTTATATCCCTGTCATTACCGCCATCTCGATTGCCGGTATCGTGTGGCTCAACGTCTATAAGTACGACGGTATCCTGACTTGGTTCCTGCAATCGCTGGGCCTGATCGAAGAGCAGGTGAACTGGCTCGGTGAGCCGAAGATCGCCATCTACATGGTGATGATCTTCACCTTCTGGAAGGGTATCGGCTACTACATGGTGCTGTATCTTGCCGGTCTGCAGGCCATCCCCACCGAGGTCGAGGAAGCCGCGGTGCTGGACGGTGCCAATGCCTGGCAGCGCTTCTGGAAGATCACCGTGCCCATGGTCAAGCCGACCATCCTCTTGTGCACGCTGCTGTCGACCATTGCCGCACTCAAGGCGTTCCAAGAAGTGGTGGTGCTGACCCGCGGTCAGGCCGACACTTATACCGCCCTCTATTACGTGTATGCCCAGGCGTTCACCAACTTCAACTTCGGCCGCGCTGCCGCAGCGGGTCTGGTGGTCACCTTCTTCTGCGTGCTGCTGGCCATCGTCCAGTTCCGCTTCTTCGGTGAAAAGAAATAATCGCTTCCTGGGTACAACGTCATGAGTAAATCCTTTACACGGGCACTCGAGCTCACCGGTCAGTACGCCGGGCTGATTGCCTTCACCATCTTCACTACTTTCCCATTCATCTGGGCAACCTCGGTCGCCATTTCCGAAGATCCGTCGAACATCTGGCTGTTCCCGGGCGCCTTCCTGCCTACGGATCCCGGACTGATGTGGTTCAAGCGGGTGATCACGGACATTCCGTTCAAGGATTACCTGCTCAACTCGACCATCATCTCGTTCTGGACCATCATCTTCACCGTGATCATCTCGGTGATGGCAGGTTACCCGCTGGCGCGACTGCGCTTCCCGGGGCGCGGCCTGATCTTCATCGGTATCATCGCCACCATGATGCTGCCGTCCGAAGTCGCCATCATCCCGAACTTCGTCACGCTCAAGCACATCGGTGATTTCTTCGAAGCCGCCATCGGGTACAAGCTGATCGGCCTCAACACCTTCGCCGGTGTCTATCTGCCGACCGTGGCTGGTGCCTTCGGCATCTTCCTGATGAAGCAGGCCTTCGAGCAGATTCCGCAGGATCTGATCGATGCGGCCCGCGTCGATGGTGCCAAGGAACTGCAGATCCTGTGGCGCGTGATGGTGCCGGTGTCGGCGCCGTCGATTGCGGCACTGGCGATCTTCACCCTGGTCAACGCGTGGAACGAGTTCATCTGGTCGGGCATCGTGCTGACCTCGCGTGACAAGTACCCGCTGGCCGTCGGTATGTTCAACGACCTGACCGGCCCGTTCGCGGTCTCGACCAGTATGGTCATGGCCGGCATCGTGCTCTCCGTGCTGCCGGTGCTGATCTTCTTCGCGTTCACGCAGCGTTACTTCATCAGCGGCCTCGATGGCGCGGTGAAATAAGTCCACGCCCCGCGACAGATACAGAATTCAGAAAGGAATCGATTCATGGCTTCCGTTAAGCTCAAGAACATCAAGAAGAACTACACCAAGGACGTTCAGGTCATCAAGGGCGTCAACCTCGAGATCCAGGACGGCGAGTTCGTCGTGTTCGTCGGCCCGTCGGGCTGCGGCAAGTCGACCATGCTGCGCATGATCGCTGGCCTCGAAGACATCACCGAAGGCGAGCTGCTGATCGGTGAGAAGGTTGCCAATGATATCCACGCTTCCAAGCGCGGTATCGCCATGGTGTTCCAGAGCTACGCGCTCTACCCGCACATGACCGTGGCCGAGAACATGGGCTTCGCGCTCAAGCTCGCAGGCAACCCGAAGGCGGAGATCGATGGCCGCGTGAAGCGCGCCGCCGAAATCCTGCAGATCACCCACCTGCTTGATCGCAAGCCCAAGGCCCTGTCCGGCGGCCAGCGTCAGCGCGTGGCGATCGGCCGTGCCATCGTGCGTGAGCCCAAGGTGTTCTTGTTCGACGAGCCGTTGTCCAACCTGGATGCTGCGCTGCGCCTGAACATGCGTGTTGAGCTGTCCAAGCTGCACCAGGACCTCAAGACCACCATGATCTACGTGACCCACGATCAGGTGGAGGCCATGACCCTGGCCGACCGCATCGTGGTGTTCAACGCCGGTATCATCCAGCAGGTCGGCTCGCCGCTCGAACTGTACGAGAACCCGTCCAACCTGTTCGTGGCCGGCTTCCTCGGTTCGCCCAAGATGAACCTGCTAGACGCCTCGGTCGTGGCTTCCGACAACCGCTCGGCGACCGTGCGTCTGCCCAAGGGCATCGCCGTGAAAGCGGGTGTTGATGCCGGCCGTGCCAAGGCCAACGATCGCGTCACGCTGGGTATCCGTCCGGAACACATCCAGCTGGCGACCGATGCCGATGCCAACGCGATCCCGGCCCGCGTCGACCTGATCGAGCATCTGGGTGACCACGTGCTGGCCTACATCGAGATCCCGGGCATCAACGAGATCATCAGCGTCAAGCTGCCGGGCAACAGCACCACGCTGAAGTATGGCGACGCGATCAAGGTCGTGTTCCCGGAAAGCGAGTGCATGCTGTTCGACGCTGAAGGCCTTGCCTTCAAGCGCGTACGCTGAGCACATCGCACCGCCGATCAGGCCCGCCGTAAGGCGGGCCTTTTTCATGCAGCTCATGCATGGCAGGCTTGAGTGGTGGGCATGGCGAAGCGCAATTTGGGAAAAATCGTGATGCGGCAGGCTGCGTACACTCTGCTCATCCACATCGCAAGGAGTCCGATCATGCAAGGCAAACTTCCCGGCTATGGCTTGCTGGCCGCGCTGCTCGCGTTGTCGATACCGCTGGCCTCGGCTCAGGAGCAGCGTATCCGCACGCCCTATCTGGAAGGCTGGCAACAGGTTGAACTGCAGGTGATGGAGGGGCAGGCCGCAGCCTTTCCAGGCGTGTACTGGATCGCCGGGCCAACGGAGCGCAAGGTGGTGGCGCTGACTTTCGACGATGGCCCTAACGACAGCAATACGCTGGCGCTGCTCACGGTGCTGAAGAAGCATGGGGTGCGCGCCACCTTCTTCGAGCTGGGCATGTGGGTGGAGAAGTATCCGCAGCTCGCCAAGGCAGTGCTGGCCGACGGGCACGTGATCGGCAACCACAGCTATGATCACCCGTATTCCAGCCGGCTCACGCCGACCGCACTCTGGGACAACCAGGTCGCCAAGACCCAGGGCATCATCAAGCAGACGCTGGGTTTCGAGCCGACGCTCTATCGTGCACCGTATGGCGAGATCACCGATGAGCAGGTGAAGCTGCTCGGCAGTAGGGGTCTGAAGGTGATCTCGTGGTCGGTCGACACCCGTGACTGGCTGGCGGCACGCAGCTTCAACGGTGACAACATGATCGAGCGCATGGCGCTTGATCACATCAACGAGGAGGCCATCGTGCTGATGCATGATGGTGGCGGGCCGCGCCAGCACACCATTGCCGCAGTGGACAAGATGATCACAAAGCTCAAGGAGGCTGGCTACGGCTTTGTCACCGTCGACGAGCTGCTCGGTGTACCAGCCAAGCTGCCGGAGGCTCCCAAGGTGGAGGCTGCGGCAAAGCCTGAACCCGCCCAGGCTGCAGCCAAGTAGTCACTGGAGCCAACCCAACAAAAAACCGGCTGTCAGCCGGTTTTTTGTTGGGTGCGCACAGCTCAGCGATCGAGGTGGGAGGCGACGTAGCGCTTCAGGGCCTCGGCATCGGCTTCCAGCACATCGAAGCGTTGCGGCAGCGCTTCCAGGCCGGCCAAGTCCTTCGGGCGTTGCGGGGCGGTGCCCAGTGCCTCCTGCATCGTCGCCTCGAACTTGGCGGGCAGGGCGGTTTCCAGGATCACCATGGTCACGCCGGCTTCGCGATGCGCCTTGGCAGCCAGATAGCCGTCGGCAGTGTGTGGGTCGATCTCGATGCCGTACTTGGCCTTCACTTCGCGGATGCTGGCGATGCGGTCAGCGTGGCTGCTCTTTTCCGAGCGAAAGCCATACTCGTCGTGCATGCAGGCGAAATCGGCGTCGGACAGTTTGAAGCCACGACCGGCATCGACTTCGCGCCACAGCGCGGCGAGCTTGGTGCCATCGCGGCCGATCAGGTCGAACACGAAGCGCTCGAGGTTGGAGGCCTTGGTGATGTCCATCGACGGGCTGGAGGTCTCGTAGGTGCGATCGAGGCCGCGCGGGAAGTAGCCGCCGGTCTTGAAGAACTCGTCGAGCACGTCGTTCTCGTTGGTGGCGACGATCAGGCGACGAATCGGCAGGCCCATCTGACGGGCGATATGGCCGGCGCAGACGTTGCCGAAGTTGCCCGACGGCACGCAGAAGTCGACCGGCTCGCCCACTTCCCTCGCCACGGCGAAGTAGCCCTTGAAGTAGTACACCACCTGGGCGACCACGCGGCCCCAGTTGATCGAGTTGACGGCGCCGATCTTGTATTGCGCCTTGAACGCGGCGTCGTTGTTCACCGCCTTGACCATGTCCTGGCAGGCGTCGAAAAAGCTGGTTACCGCGATGTTGTGGATGTTGCTGTCCTGCAGGCTGAACATCTGCGCGCGCTGGAACGGGCTCATCTTGCCGTGCGGCGAAAGCATGAACACATTCACGCCGTGCTTGCCGCGCATCGCATATTCGGCAGCCGAGCCGGTATCGCCCGAGGTGGCGCCGACAATGTTGATCACCTCGCCGCGCTGCTCGAGCACGTACTCGAACAGGTTGCCCAGCAACTGCATCGCCATGTCCTTGAACGCCAGCGTCGGGCCGTTCGACAGCTCTTCGATATAGAGGCCGTCTTCCAGCTGTACCACCGGGGTGATCTCGCCCGCGCGGGCAGCATCGCGGCCATGGCGGTAGACGTCGGCGGTATAGGTTCTGGCGATCAAGGCCTTGAGATCATCAGCGGGGATGTCGTCGACAAAGCGGCTGATCACGGCGAACGCGAGGTCGGGGTAGTTCAGCTCTGCCAGCGCCTTGAGCTCGGCGAGTTCCAGCTTGGGGTAGGCCTCGGCAATGGAGAGGCCACCATCGGGGGCCAGGCCACCCAGCAGGATGTCGGAGAAGCGTTGCGGGGCCATGCCGCCGCGGGTCGAAATGTAATGCATGTTCGGGCTCGTGTAGGGCAGGGCACGGGCCCTGCCGCTCAGGTTCGGATTAGCCGTTCAGGTGTTCCAGCCGCAGCTTGACCACCTGGCCGTTGACGGCAGGCAGCGCTTCGATCTGGGCGATGGCGGCATCGACACGCTTTTCCACCGCGAGGTGGGTGACGATGGCGATGTCGTCGCGGCCGTCGTCGTTGCCGTCGTGACCCGGGCGCTGCAGCATCGCGTCAACGGAGATGCCGTGATCGGCCAGCGTGCGGGTGATGTCGGCCAGCACGCCGGTCTGATCCTGCACGTTCAGGCGCAGGTAATAGCAGGTCTCGACTTCCGAGATCGGCAGGATGGGCAGGTCGGCGAGGGCCGAGGGCTGGAACGCCAGGTGCGGCACGCGATGTTCTGGATCGGCGGTGGCAAGACGGGTGATGTCGACGAGGTCGGCGATCACCGACGAAGCGGTCGGCTCGGCGCCGGCGCCCGGGCCGTAGTACAGCGTGGCGCCGACGGCGTCACCCTTCACCAGCACGGCGTTCATCACGCCGTCGACATTGGCGATCAGCCGCTTTTCCGGGATCAGCGTCGGCGCGACGCGCAGCTCGATACCCTCGGCGCGACGGCGGGTGACGCCCAAGAGCTTGATGCGATAGCCCAGCTCTTGCGCGTACTTGATGTCGGCAGCTTGCAGCGTGCTGATGCCTTCAAGGTAGGCCTTGTCGAACTGCACCGGGATGCCGAAGGCGATGGCGCTCATGATGGTGAGCTTGTGCGCGGCGTCGTGCCCTTCGATGTCGAAGGTCGGATCGGCCTCGGCATAGCCCAGGCGTTGCGCTTCTGCCAGCACGTCGGCAAAGGCAGAGCCCTTGTCGCGCATCTCGGTCAGGATGAAGTTGCTGGTGCCGTTGATGATGCCGGCTACCCATTCGATGCGGTTTGCGGTCAGGCCTTCACGCAGCGCCTTGATCACCGGAATGCCGCCGGCAACGGCGGCTTCGAACGCGACCATCACGCCTTTTTCCTGGGCGCGGGCGAAGATCTCGTTGCCATATTCGGCGATCAGCTTCTTATTGGCGGTGACCACGTGCTTGCCGTGCTCGATGGCGGTCAGCACCACCTCCTTGGCAACGGTGGTGCCGCCGATCAGCTCGACCACGATTTCCACGTCGGGGTGGCGGGCAACAGTGAGCGCGTCGTCGATCAGCTCGATGCTGTCACCGAGCGCGGCGCGGGCTCGCTCCAGATTGCGGTTGGCGGCAATGCGCACCACGATGGGCCGGCCAGCACGACGCGCGATTTCCTCGCAATTACGTTTCAACACGGTAGCGGTACCGCCACCGACGGTACCGACGCCACACAAACCGACCTGGATGGGTTTCATTGCAATGCCTTCCTGAAGCTGTACGAGGCGATCGTCATCCCCTCGCGAAAATAGAATTTATGTGCGCCGCTGCGTTGCACACCTGAATCGAGCGCCAGTACCGCGCAGTCCAGCGAGCCTGCCTGGGTTTCCAGCCAGCCCAGCAGCAGCTGGCCAACGCCAAGAGAGCGTTGCGCTTGGTCCACGATCAGGTCATCGACGTAAAGCCGGCGGCCCTCGTAGGTGTTCTCGATCAGGCGCCACAGCGCCAATCCGACGACGGTGTCGCCATCGACGGCGGCGATCAACCGCCCGCCATTGGCGCAGACCTCGGCCATCCGTCCGGGGTAGTCGACGGGGAGCTGCGGGCGCAGTTGCCGGTGTACCGGTTCTGCGCGGCCCAGCCAGTCGGGCGCGATCAGGCGGCCCGCATCATCGGTCAGCGGCAAAACCCGCATTATGCGGTACCGTGGCGTTTTCGGTAACCGGCGAGGAAGCGCTCGATGCGACCGACCGCATCGGTCAGGTCGTCGAGGTGCGGCAGGAAGGTGAGGCGGAAGTGGTCCGGTGCGATCCAGTTGAAGCCCGTGCCCTGCACGATCAGCACCTTTTCCTCCTGCAGCAGCTCCAGCGCCAGTTGCTGGTCGTCCTCCAGCGGATAGAGCTGGGGATCGAGTCGCGGGAACAGGTAAAGCGCGGCCTGCGGCTTGGCGACCGAGACCCCGGGAATGGCATTCAACAGCTCGCAGGCCAAATCTCGCTGCCGTGCCAGACGCCCGCCCGGCACCACCAGATCGTTGATGCTTTGGTAGCCGCCGAGCGCGGTCTGGATCGCGTACTGCGCCGGCACGTTGGCGCACAGCCGCATGGTCGAAAGAATGTTGAGGCCGTCGATGTAGTCGCGCGCGATCTTCTTGTTGCCCGACACGATCATCCAGCCGGCGCGGTAGCCGCAGGCACGGTAGTTCTTTGACAGTCCATTGAAGGTGACGAACAGCACATCGTCGGCAAGCGACGCGATTGAGGTGTGGCTTGCGCCGTCGTACAGCACCTTGTCGTAGATTTCGTCGGCGTAGATGATCAGGCCATGCTCGCGGGCGATCTCGACGATTTCCTTCAGCACCTCGTCCGGGTACAGCGCACCGGTGGGATTGTTCGGGTTGATCACCACGATGGCGCGGGTGCGCGGCGTGATCTTGGCGCGCATGTCGTCGAGCGCGGGCAGCCAGCCGTTGGCTTCGTCACACAGGTAGTGGCGCGGAGTGCCACCGGCGAGGCTCACCGCGGCGGTCCATAGCGGGTAATCGGGCGCCGGCACCAGCACCTCGTCGCCATTGTTCAGCAGGCCCTGCATCGACATCACGATCAGCTCGGATGCGCCGTTGCCGATGTAGATGTCGTCGACCGTTACATCGGCGATGCGCTTCTGCTGGGTGTAGTGCATCACCGCCTTGCGCGCGGGGAACAGGCCCTTGGAATCGACGTAACCGGCCGCGCTGGGCAGGTTGCGGATCACGTCCTGCACCACCTCGTCCGGTGCATCGAAGCCGAACGGCTGCAGGTTGCCAATGTTGAGCTTGATGATGCGATGACCTTCCTCCTCCATCTGCCGCGCTCGCTCCGGTACCGGGCCACGGATTTCGTAGCAGACGTTGAGGAGCTTGTTCGACTTGTGGATGGGGTTCATGGCGACGGCCCGGCCGTTAGGGGAAACCACGTATTCTAGCGAAGTCGGGCGCCGGGGGTGGATACAGCGTGTGAGGGCGGGCGGGGCTACAGTTTGCGGGTAGAATCGGGGCTCGATTCACGGACGTTCCGCCATGAAACTGCATCGCAGCACCACCACGCATCTGAACCAGTTCACCGGCTACGGCGAGGGCTACGTACTCGTCAACGAGGAGCGTTTCGATGGCAGCGTGATCGTGACCACCAGCGAGGTGCGCGAATGGCGCCCGGCCGATTTCGCCGCGCTTGAGGAGGGCGACTTCGCCGAGCTGTTGCAGCTCGATCCAGAGATGGTGCTGCTGGGTACCGGCGATCGTATCCGTTTTCCGCATCCGCGGCTGTCGCGCGCACTGATGGCGGCCCGGGTTGGGCTCGACGTGATGGACAACGGCGCGATGTGCCGCACCTTCAACGTGCTCGCCGCGGAAGAGCGGCGCGTGGTGGCGGTGGTGCTGGGCGCCTGAGGCGCCTGCTGCACCGTCTCAGGCGGCTCCCAGCACGCCGACGATGCGGATGGTCTTGTTGTCCGGGATCTCGGTATGCGAGATCACCCGCAACCCTGGAATGGAGCGGCGCAGGAAGCGGCTCAGCATCGGTCGCAGCTGGGCCGGGGTGATCAGCACGGTGGAGAGGCCCTGCGCTTCCAGATTCTCGGTCAGTTGCGAGGCCTGTTTCAGCAGGCGCTCGGCAAGGCCCGGCTCCAGTCCACCCGGCGACTTGCCGCTGGCGGCCGAGAGCAG
This region of Chitinolyticbacter meiyuanensis genomic DNA includes:
- a CDS encoding ABC transporter substrate-binding protein; amino-acid sequence: MKLKPFLAIAAALFAASTAHAADKVKVEYWSNSLSPKFDAVMKDLTAKFNKSQTGIEAVWVDVPWDAFQARVVSSVAAGNVPGLVNLPKPWMDQFAQQKIIQPITKQVGGFKNVYTNGALKDVTYEGEIYGLPWYQVTAVLFFNKELLAKAGVKEAPKSFDELLKTARVVKEKTGVAGFAPKLNDGFAGWFLYDGLPVVQNGKAVFNSPAHVKLVEEFKKAYADGVIPKDAFKMQFEEQIAAFGSAKVAMFGEGAHALKRTQTDSPKVYAQTGVAGFPEGKGNTPFGGFLFLWSVPKGFKNVDAAVKVGQFISNDESQLAFAKASATFPSTNKALDDAFFQAGAKSKDPVEQATAVAASAIKSSRTLTVSGLPDEAAMNKKMNDEIEAAIIGRKPVKQALDEAVAFWNSKFAAGK
- a CDS encoding ABC transporter substrate-binding protein, coding for MKLKKMLAVGAAVFGFAAVHAQADTELEFWTMNLAPKFNGYFEQAVTKFNAANPGLKAKWVDMNWDQIQPKLIASIAAGNPPALVNFNVPWVHEFAAQGNIVALDQYVGGAKSVYSAGAIKDVTVNGKLYAFPWYNSVSIIAYNKDIFAKAGVKSAPKNFEELVATAKQVTAKTGTAAFAPKLDNFEGWFYYAGLPMVQNGKAVFNSPKHVAFVQKFADLYKAGVLPKDVFKMAFEQEIAAYNSGRIAMMTTAPQALKRTETDAPAVYAKTEVASFPTDAGQRAFGAWLMDFVVPKGFKNPAEAAKLGLYLTGDEQQVLFSKATESTFPSTKKANLDPYFQSGAKSADVVERARAVAAKSMDNARTLTIPPGVLPDGAAMNKKLQDEIQNAIEGRKPVKAALDEAAADWNAKLAK
- a CDS encoding carbohydrate ABC transporter permease — encoded protein: MKTSSYTAIAYLFLAPALILMGVFTFWPVGYNAYLAFNDYSIADATATWNNFEHFKYLYGEDLFHQALKNSLLFLLVVPVIQVAALLVAKLVNNKLPGMTFFRAAFYIPVITAISIAGIVWLNVYKYDGILTWFLQSLGLIEEQVNWLGEPKIAIYMVMIFTFWKGIGYYMVLYLAGLQAIPTEVEEAAVLDGANAWQRFWKITVPMVKPTILLCTLLSTIAALKAFQEVVVLTRGQADTYTALYYVYAQAFTNFNFGRAAAAGLVVTFFCVLLAIVQFRFFGEKK
- a CDS encoding carbohydrate ABC transporter permease, which translates into the protein MSKSFTRALELTGQYAGLIAFTIFTTFPFIWATSVAISEDPSNIWLFPGAFLPTDPGLMWFKRVITDIPFKDYLLNSTIISFWTIIFTVIISVMAGYPLARLRFPGRGLIFIGIIATMMLPSEVAIIPNFVTLKHIGDFFEAAIGYKLIGLNTFAGVYLPTVAGAFGIFLMKQAFEQIPQDLIDAARVDGAKELQILWRVMVPVSAPSIAALAIFTLVNAWNEFIWSGIVLTSRDKYPLAVGMFNDLTGPFAVSTSMVMAGIVLSVLPVLIFFAFTQRYFISGLDGAVK
- a CDS encoding ABC transporter ATP-binding protein, with the translated sequence MASVKLKNIKKNYTKDVQVIKGVNLEIQDGEFVVFVGPSGCGKSTMLRMIAGLEDITEGELLIGEKVANDIHASKRGIAMVFQSYALYPHMTVAENMGFALKLAGNPKAEIDGRVKRAAEILQITHLLDRKPKALSGGQRQRVAIGRAIVREPKVFLFDEPLSNLDAALRLNMRVELSKLHQDLKTTMIYVTHDQVEAMTLADRIVVFNAGIIQQVGSPLELYENPSNLFVAGFLGSPKMNLLDASVVASDNRSATVRLPKGIAVKAGVDAGRAKANDRVTLGIRPEHIQLATDADANAIPARVDLIEHLGDHVLAYIEIPGINEIISVKLPGNSTTLKYGDAIKVVFPESECMLFDAEGLAFKRVR
- a CDS encoding polysaccharide deacetylase family protein, which codes for MQGKLPGYGLLAALLALSIPLASAQEQRIRTPYLEGWQQVELQVMEGQAAAFPGVYWIAGPTERKVVALTFDDGPNDSNTLALLTVLKKHGVRATFFELGMWVEKYPQLAKAVLADGHVIGNHSYDHPYSSRLTPTALWDNQVAKTQGIIKQTLGFEPTLYRAPYGEITDEQVKLLGSRGLKVISWSVDTRDWLAARSFNGDNMIERMALDHINEEAIVLMHDGGGPRQHTIAAVDKMITKLKEAGYGFVTVDELLGVPAKLPEAPKVEAAAKPEPAQAAAK
- the thrC gene encoding threonine synthase, with translation MHYISTRGGMAPQRFSDILLGGLAPDGGLSIAEAYPKLELAELKALAELNYPDLAFAVISRFVDDIPADDLKALIARTYTADVYRHGRDAARAGEITPVVQLEDGLYIEELSNGPTLAFKDMAMQLLGNLFEYVLEQRGEVINIVGATSGDTGSAAEYAMRGKHGVNVFMLSPHGKMSPFQRAQMFSLQDSNIHNIAVTSFFDACQDMVKAVNNDAAFKAQYKIGAVNSINWGRVVAQVVYYFKGYFAVAREVGEPVDFCVPSGNFGNVCAGHIARQMGLPIRRLIVATNENDVLDEFFKTGGYFPRGLDRTYETSSPSMDITKASNLERFVFDLIGRDGTKLAALWREVDAGRGFKLSDADFACMHDEYGFRSEKSSHADRIASIREVKAKYGIEIDPHTADGYLAAKAHREAGVTMVILETALPAKFEATMQEALGTAPQRPKDLAGLEALPQRFDVLEADAEALKRYVASHLDR
- a CDS encoding homoserine dehydrogenase — translated: MKPIQVGLCGVGTVGGGTATVLKRNCEEIARRAGRPIVVRIAANRNLERARAALGDSIELIDDALTVARHPDVEIVVELIGGTTVAKEVVLTAIEHGKHVVTANKKLIAEYGNEIFARAQEKGVMVAFEAAVAGGIPVIKALREGLTANRIEWVAGIINGTSNFILTEMRDKGSAFADVLAEAQRLGYAEADPTFDIEGHDAAHKLTIMSAIAFGIPVQFDKAYLEGISTLQAADIKYAQELGYRIKLLGVTRRRAEGIELRVAPTLIPEKRLIANVDGVMNAVLVKGDAVGATLYYGPGAGAEPTASSVIADLVDITRLATADPEHRVPHLAFQPSALADLPILPISEVETCYYLRLNVQDQTGVLADITRTLADHGISVDAMLQRPGHDGNDDGRDDIAIVTHLAVEKRVDAAIAQIEALPAVNGQVVKLRLEHLNG
- a CDS encoding GNAT family N-acetyltransferase, which gives rise to MRVLPLTDDAGRLIAPDWLGRAEPVHRQLRPQLPVDYPGRMAEVCANGGRLIAAVDGDTVVGLALWRLIENTYEGRRLYVDDLIVDQAQRSLGVGQLLLGWLETQAGSLDCAVLALDSGVQRSGAHKFYFREGMTIASYSFRKALQ